From the Verrucomicrobiia bacterium genome, the window CCCGCAATCGCAGAGCCGAGCGCGCAAGTTTGCGCCGAGCGCGAAACTTTCATCGGCCGTCCCGTGACGTCCGCATAAATCTGCATGACGAGCAAATTTTTTTCAGCGATACCGCCGCAGTTGACCACTTCTCGGACCACCACGCCGTATTCCTCGAGCCGATTGATGATCGTGAGCGCACCAAAAGCGGTCGCTTCAATCAACGCGCGATAAATTTCGGCGGGCGTCGTGTAAAGCGTTTGACCCAGCAAAAGCCCCGTAAGCCGCTGGTCAACCAGGACGGTTCGATTCCCATTATTCCAGTCGAGCGCCAGTAGGCCGGATTCGCCCGGCCGCAATTTCGCAGCCGCATCGGTCAAGGCTTCGTGCAAACCCGCCTTGCCGCCGAGCGGCTGAATATAATTGACGAACCAGTTGAAAATATCGCCCACCGCCGATTGCCCGGCTTCGAGGCCGTAATAGCCGGGAAGAATGCTGCCGTTCACGATGCCGCAGAGCCCGGGAATATCCGCGAGTTTTTTTCCCAGTGGCACGATCATCGTATCGCAAGTGCTGGTGCCGATCGCCTTGACGAGCGTGCCCGGCTTGATGCCGCAGCCGACCGCGCCGAGGTGAGCATCAAACGCGCCGATGGCCACGGGCAATCCCACCGGCAAACCGGTGCGTTGCGCCCACGACTCCGTCAACCCGCCCGCCGCCCGATCAATCGTGTGAACGCGCGAACAAAGCTGCGAGCGCAAATTCGCCATGCGCTTGTCAAGACGCCCAAGAAATTTCGCGTCCGGATAACCACCCCACGAAGTGTTATACATCGCCTTGTGCCCGGCAGCGCAAACGCCCACCTGCAAAAGATCTGGCGCTTCCGTGCCCGTGAGCATGGCGGGAATCCAGTCCGCAAGCTCGACCCACGAATGCGCAGCGGCGAAGACCTTGGGATCAGCGCGAAGGCAGTGAAGAATTTTGCTGAAGAACCACTCGCTGCTGTAAGTGCCGCCGCACTTGGCCAGATATTCGGGGCGAATTTTCGCGGCGAGCGCGGTAATCTCTGCGGCTTCGGCGACGCCCGTGTGGTCTTTCCAAAGCCACGCCATCGCCGCAGGATTTTTTTCAAAGCGTTTATTGAGCGCGAGCGGATGGCCTTCGGCATCCACAGGAATCGGCGTGCTGCCGGTGGTATCCACGCCAAGGCCGATGACTTGATCGCCAGAAAAATCGCGGACATTTTCACGCGCGAAAGCGAGCGCTTCCTTGATCGCCACTTCCGTGCCTATGACATAATCGGCGGGATGCTGCCGCGCGAGATTCGGATCAGCGGAAAGAATGACGCCCTGATCGCCATGCGCATAATTCCAAACCGACGTGGCGATTTCGTTGCCATCAGCGACGCCCACGACCAACGCGCGAACAGAATTGGTTCCGTAATCGAGACCGATGGCGTATTTGGTGCCGGAATTTTTCATTCAAAATCGCTGGCTCAGTTTGCGCAAGCTGCCTGAAATGGGACGTGCGACGTTACTTTTGTTCTACATCGTTTGCAATATTACTTCGTGGTGGCTGACGGAATGGAATTGCGCTGGAGATCTTCGGGAGTGTTGAGGTTGATAAGCTGACGCACAAGGGCGGGTGGAGGAAGAAAAGTTTTCGCGCGAATTTTTTTTGCAAGAGACTGGAGGGAAAATTCTTTTGCGGCGATTTGAGCGGAGACGATTGATTCGGCGGCTTCGCAACGCAGCAAAATGGGAAAACCGGCGCGAGCATCTTCCTGGGCGAACAGCGCGGTAGTTTTTCTGTCGAATTGACGCAGCATCGCACGGAGGAGTTGCGGAGAAATGAATGGCATGTCGCAGGCGAGGAGAAAAATGGTTTCGGCGCGGGTGCGTTTGAGCGCGGTGAAGATGCCACCGAGCGGACCGCAGCGGGCGATGGCATCGCGGCGGATGACGCGGACGGGGACACGAAGCTGGCTCGCGGCGTCACGGACATGGCGAAGCATGGAACGCCGCCCGACGCGAACACGCGCCTTGTCGCGCCCCATGCGCGTGCTGAGGCCGCCGGCGAGGATGAAAATTTCGAGTTTGCGGCCGGGCATCATTTTATCGTCCAATTACGCACCCCCTTTTTAGGGGATACTTTGGCGAAGTTTATTCTGTTAGCGTGACTCCATCAACCCGCGTGTGGCCGAAATATCAAAGGTTCGCATCGGGCATATAATAAAATGAAACGATTTTTTTTGACGGTTCTCAGTCTTTCGCTCGCTTTGGTTCCGGCGTTCGCGCAGAGCAAGCACGCTCCCACTTCGCAATTTCCAACCTACGAAGGCCGCGTGATGGCGGGCTACCAGGGATGGTTTCGCGCGGAGGGTGACGGCTCCGGCCAGGGCTGGAGCCATTACAGCGAACGTGGAACGCTCACAGCGGCAAGTTTGCATCCCGATTTTTGGCCGGACGTTTCCGAGTACGAAAAAACTTATCCGACCTCGCTGACCAACAAAGACGGAAGCACCGTTCGCGTTTTCAGTTCGGTGGACCAAAGCACGACCGACCTGCATTTTAAATGGATGCAGCAATATGGAATTGACGGTGTTTTTGTGCAGCGATTCTACAGTGGATTGCGTTCGCCGGAAGGCCGCAAGCGCAGTCGGGTGGTTCTGGAAAATGCCATCCGCTCGTCGCAGAAATATGGCCGGGCGATTTCCGTGATGTACGACTTATCGGGACTGCGGAACCGCGGCGAGGAATGCACCGCTATCATTGATGACTGGAAAGAACTGGTTGACGATCTGAAAGTGACTTCGCAGGCGACGAACAATTATCTCTACCATCGCGGAAAGCCGCTGGTGGTGATCTGGGGCCTGGGATTTCCCGATCGCGGTTATGACATCCAAAAAATCGGCATCGAAAAGGTAATCAATTTTTTGAAGACCGACCCGCAATACGGTGGTTGTTCTGTGATGCTCGGTGTGCCGACTTATTTTCGCGACCTGAATGTGGATACCAATCCCGATCCGTATTTGCATAAATTGATCGAGATGTGCGACGTGGTGATGCCGTGGATGGTGCAGCGTTTCACGCCGCTGATTCACATGTTCGACGCGGGCCGTTATGAAGAGGAAGTAAAGGCGGACCTGGCCTGGTGCAACGAGCGGCATGTGGATTATGCGCCGTGCGTCTGCCCGGGTTTCAGTTGGTCGAACATGCACAATCACGGCCGTGGCGACAATGCGATGATTTTTCCGCTGAACCAAATCCCCCGTCAAAAAGGCCGTTTCTATTGGGAACAAATCAGCGACGCCGTTGACGCGAAAGCAAAGATGATTTATGTGGCAATGTTCGACGAAATGGATGAAGGCACGGCGATTTTGAAATGCGCCAATGAGCTTCCCGTGGGCGTCAAACTGTGCGATTACGAAGGCCTGCCCACCGACCATTATTTGTGGCTGACCGGCGAGGGCGGAAAAATGTTGCGCGGAGAGATTCCATTCTCGCGGCAAATTCCCGAAAGAACTGGCCAGACCGCCGCCGCTTCCGGCGCATCGGCGCGATAATTAATATCGGCCAATTCGGCGAACGAATTTGTTCAAACCAAATTCTTCGCGCCGAAATGCGGAACGCCGCACGAGCACGTAACGCCATTCTCGACAGCGGCGCTTAAGGGCGTCGCGGATTCGTCGGGATCGTAATTTAAATTGGGAGCAAGCCAGCGTTCGGTCGTGCGCAGATCCATGTCCTTGCGCAAGTGATAATCGAGCACCTGGTCGCGGTTGATTTTGCCGACGCCAAAATATTTGGATTCGGGATGCGCAAAATAAAGTCCGCTGACCGAACTGGCGGGCCACATCGCAAAACTTTCCGTGAGCTTGATGCCTGTCTGTTTCTCGGCATCGAGCAGTTGCCAAAGGATGCCTTTCTCCGTGTGGTCGGGACACGCGGGATAACCGGCGGCGGGACGGATGCCGCGGTATTGTTCCTTGATCAATTCTTCCTTCGTGAGATTTTCCGTTTTGCCGTAACCCCAATCTTCGCGGGCGCGTTTGTGCATATATTCCGCGAACGCTTCGGCCAGGCGGTCGGCGAGCGCCTTCGTCATGATCGAATTATAATCGTCATGGTCCTTCTCGAAATGTTTCGCCAGTTCATCCGTCCCGTGGCCGCTGGTGACAGCGAATGCGCCAAGATAATCGGCCAGGCCGGTGGATTTCGGCGCGATAAAATCGGAAAGCGAATGGTTGAACTGGCCGGCGGGCTTGTCCATCTGCTGGCGGAGCATGTGGAACGTCGTGAGCACTTTCGTCCGTGAATCATCGGTATAAAGCTCGATGTCATCGCCGACACTGTTCGCCGGAAAAAAGCCGTACACCGCGCGCGTGGTGAGAAGTTTTTCTTTGACGATGCGCTGCAAAAGTTTTTGCGCGTCGTCAAAAAGTTCCTTCGCCTTCGGATCGTCGAGAATCGAGGGATAACGCCCGCGCAATTCCCACGTATGGAAAAACGGCGACCAATCAATGAACGGTATAATCTCTTCAAGCGAAACATCCGTGAGCGTGCGAACACCGGTGAACGCCGGGCGCGGAATATCCGACGCGCGCCATTCGATGGGAGTGCGCAATTCACGGGCTCGCGCGATGCTCAGCAGCGGTTTGGTATCGCGCTGGGCGGCGTGTTCGATGCGTTGGCGTTCCTGCTCCACGCGATTTTTTTCCACGAACGCGGGCTTGAGCGCAGGATTGATCAAATTGCTGACCACGCCCACGGCGCGCGAGGCGTCGAGAACGTGAACGACGGGTTGATCGTAACCCGGCGCGATTTTCACCGACGTATGCGCGCGGCTGGTCGTCGCGCCGCCGATGAGCAGGGGAATCTCAAAGCCCTGGCGTTTCATTTCCTTGGCAACATGCGCCATCTCATCGAGCGACGGCGTGATGAGTCCGCTGACGCCGATGACATCCACCTTTTGTTCGCGCGCGGTCGCAAGAATTTTTTCGCACGAAACCATCACGCCAAGATCAATGACTTCGTAATTATTGCAGCCGAGCACGACGCCGACGATATTTTTGCCGATGTCATGAACATCGCCCTTGACCGTGGCCATTAAAATCTTGCCCTGCGCCCGGCCGCCGCCCGACCGGCGCTTTTCCTCTTCCATGAACGGCAAAAGATAGGCGACGGCTTTTTTCATCACGCGCGCGCTCTTGACGACCTGCGGCAAAAACATTTTACCCGCGCCAAATAAATCACCGACGACATTCATTCCGGCCATCAATGGCCCTTCGATGACCAGCAGCGGCTTGTCATATTTTTGGCGCGCTTCTTCGGTGTCCACGTCAATGAAATCCACGATGCCCTTCACGAGCGCGTGACTGAGGCGTTCTTCGACCGTGCCGTTGCGCCATTCGTCGGCCACGACTTCAGTCTTGCCCTTTTGTTTGACGGAATCGGCGAACTTGATGAGCCGCTCGGTGGCATCGGCGCGGCGATTGAGCAGAACGTCCTCGACAAGTTCGAGCAAGTCCTTGGGAATTTCCTCGTACACTTCCAGCATGCCCGCATTGACGATGCCCATGTCGAGCCCCGCCTTGATCGCATGATAAAGAAACGCCGAGTG encodes:
- a CDS encoding glycoside hydrolase family 71/99-like protein, which gives rise to MKRFFLTVLSLSLALVPAFAQSKHAPTSQFPTYEGRVMAGYQGWFRAEGDGSGQGWSHYSERGTLTAASLHPDFWPDVSEYEKTYPTSLTNKDGSTVRVFSSVDQSTTDLHFKWMQQYGIDGVFVQRFYSGLRSPEGRKRSRVVLENAIRSSQKYGRAISVMYDLSGLRNRGEECTAIIDDWKELVDDLKVTSQATNNYLYHRGKPLVVIWGLGFPDRGYDIQKIGIEKVINFLKTDPQYGGCSVMLGVPTYFRDLNVDTNPDPYLHKLIEMCDVVMPWMVQRFTPLIHMFDAGRYEEEVKADLAWCNERHVDYAPCVCPGFSWSNMHNHGRGDNAMIFPLNQIPRQKGRFYWEQISDAVDAKAKMIYVAMFDEMDEGTAILKCANELPVGVKLCDYEGLPTDHYLWLTGEGGKMLRGEIPFSRQIPERTGQTAAASGASAR
- the metH gene encoding methionine synthase; this translates as MNQNSQSSSRAEQLDRLLRERIVIIDGAMGTMIQTYKLDEAAFRGERFKDWHKDLKGNNDVLNITRPEIIEAIHRQYLEAGADIIETNTFNSQAISLADYKMEPLAYELSKAGAQCARRAADKVMAAQPGRICFVAGAIGPTTRTSSISTDVNNSAARGTTYDELVSAYYEHAKGLLDGGADLLLVETIFDTLNAKAAFFAIEKLLDDRGLAPLPYQPDESADSPSDRKSLIPILASVTFIQKGSNRGVTGQTVEAFFNSISHVPLLSVGMNCALGPEEMRPLIEELSKIAPINVSCYPNAGLPNPLLPTGFPETPETLAPQLREWCENGWLNIVGGCCGTTPPHIKKIAEAVKGIPRRKVPKVEPYTRLSGLEALTLRPDANFVNIGERTNVTGSPKFSKLILAGQFEEAIAVAKQQVENGAQIIDINMDEGMLDSEKAMTHFLNLIASEPDIARVPIMVDSSKWSVIEAGVKCIQGKGVVNSISLKEGEEKFISQARLVKRYGAAVVVMAFDESGQADTIERKLEICTRSYKILTEQVGIPPQDIIFDPNILTVATGMDEHNNYAVNFIEATRRIKATLPHCKVSGGVSNISFSFRGNNVVREAMHSAFLYHAIKAGLDMGIVNAGMLEVYEEIPKDLLELVEDVLLNRRADATERLIKFADSVKQKGKTEVVADEWRNGTVEERLSHALVKGIVDFIDVDTEEARQKYDKPLLVIEGPLMAGMNVVGDLFGAGKMFLPQVVKSARVMKKAVAYLLPFMEEEKRRSGGGRAQGKILMATVKGDVHDIGKNIVGVVLGCNNYEVIDLGVMVSCEKILATAREQKVDVIGVSGLITPSLDEMAHVAKEMKRQGFEIPLLIGGATTSRAHTSVKIAPGYDQPVVHVLDASRAVGVVSNLINPALKPAFVEKNRVEQERQRIEHAAQRDTKPLLSIARARELRTPIEWRASDIPRPAFTGVRTLTDVSLEEIIPFIDWSPFFHTWELRGRYPSILDDPKAKELFDDAQKLLQRIVKEKLLTTRAVYGFFPANSVGDDIELYTDDSRTKVLTTFHMLRQQMDKPAGQFNHSLSDFIAPKSTGLADYLGAFAVTSGHGTDELAKHFEKDHDDYNSIMTKALADRLAEAFAEYMHKRAREDWGYGKTENLTKEELIKEQYRGIRPAAGYPACPDHTEKGILWQLLDAEKQTGIKLTESFAMWPASSVSGLYFAHPESKYFGVGKINRDQVLDYHLRKDMDLRTTERWLAPNLNYDPDESATPLSAAVENGVTCSCGVPHFGAKNLV
- a CDS encoding ribulokinase → MKNSGTKYAIGLDYGTNSVRALVVGVADGNEIATSVWNYAHGDQGVILSADPNLARQHPADYVIGTEVAIKEALAFARENVRDFSGDQVIGLGVDTTGSTPIPVDAEGHPLALNKRFEKNPAAMAWLWKDHTGVAEAAEITALAAKIRPEYLAKCGGTYSSEWFFSKILHCLRADPKVFAAAHSWVELADWIPAMLTGTEAPDLLQVGVCAAGHKAMYNTSWGGYPDAKFLGRLDKRMANLRSQLCSRVHTIDRAAGGLTESWAQRTGLPVGLPVAIGAFDAHLGAVGCGIKPGTLVKAIGTSTCDTMIVPLGKKLADIPGLCGIVNGSILPGYYGLEAGQSAVGDIFNWFVNYIQPLGGKAGLHEALTDAAAKLRPGESGLLALDWNNGNRTVLVDQRLTGLLLGQTLYTTPAEIYRALIEATAFGALTIINRLEEYGVVVREVVNCGGIAEKNLLVMQIYADVTGRPMKVSRSAQTCALGSAIAGAVVAGKKFGGYDHFADAQKAMTGLKPRVFKPNAKNHAVYREIYKVYREIHDAFGTKSWRGNLHGVMKRLIAIRSKVRK
- a CDS encoding molybdenum cofactor guanylyltransferase — protein: MMPGRKLEIFILAGGLSTRMGRDKARVRVGRRSMLRHVRDAASQLRVPVRVIRRDAIARCGPLGGIFTALKRTRAETIFLLACDMPFISPQLLRAMLRQFDRKTTALFAQEDARAGFPILLRCEAAESIVSAQIAAKEFSLQSLAKKIRAKTFLPPPALVRQLINLNTPEDLQRNSIPSATTK